A single region of the Variovorax paradoxus genome encodes:
- the acs gene encoding acetate--CoA ligase, which produces MSSSASKNIESVLVENRVFPPDTRATQGARIAGMAAYEALCKEAEQDFEGFWTRQAQANLNWTKPFTRTLDESKAPFYEWFGDGELNASANCLDKHMGTPVENKTAIVFEADDGTVTNVTYKELLGRVSQFANALKAAGIQKGDRVIIYMPMTVEGVIAMQACARIGATHSVVFGGFSAKALQERIIDAGAVAVITANYQLRGGKELPLKAIVDDGIAMGGCESIKTVFVYERTPSAWNRVEGRDKTFDEALKGQSTDCPPVPVNAEHPLFILYTSGSTGKPKGVQHATGGYLLWAKLTMDWTFDIKPEDVFWCTADIGWITGHTYVAYGPLAAGATQVVFEGIPTFPHAGRFWQMIEKHKVSVFYTAPTAIRSLIKAAEGDEKVHPKNWDLTSLRILGSVGEPINPEAWMWYHRNIGGERCPIVDTFWQTETGGHVITPLPGATPLVPGSCTLPLPGIMAAIVDETGKDLPNGAGGMLVIKRPWPSMIRTIWNDPERFKKSYFPEEMGGTIYLAGDGAVRSADRGYFRITGRIDDVLNVSGHRLGTMEIESALVSKTDLVAEAAVVGRPDDVTGEAVCAFVVLKRSRPTGEEAKQIANELRAWVAKEIGPIAKPKDIRFGDNLPKTRSGKIMRRLLRSIAKGEAITQDTSTLENPAILEQLSQTN; this is translated from the coding sequence ATGAGCAGCAGCGCATCGAAGAACATCGAATCCGTTCTGGTCGAGAACCGCGTGTTCCCGCCCGACACCCGTGCCACCCAAGGTGCCCGCATCGCCGGCATGGCCGCCTACGAGGCGCTGTGCAAGGAAGCCGAGCAGGACTTCGAAGGCTTCTGGACCCGCCAGGCCCAGGCCAACCTCAACTGGACCAAGCCGTTCACCCGCACGCTCGACGAGTCGAAGGCGCCGTTCTACGAATGGTTCGGCGACGGCGAGCTCAACGCGAGCGCCAATTGCCTGGACAAGCACATGGGCACGCCGGTCGAGAACAAGACCGCCATCGTCTTCGAGGCCGACGACGGCACCGTCACCAACGTCACCTACAAGGAACTGCTCGGCCGCGTGAGCCAGTTTGCCAACGCGCTCAAGGCCGCCGGCATCCAGAAGGGCGACCGCGTCATCATCTACATGCCGATGACGGTCGAAGGCGTGATCGCCATGCAGGCCTGCGCGCGCATCGGCGCCACGCACAGCGTGGTGTTCGGCGGCTTCTCGGCCAAGGCGCTGCAGGAGCGAATCATCGACGCCGGCGCGGTGGCCGTCATTACCGCCAACTACCAGCTGCGCGGCGGCAAGGAACTGCCGCTCAAGGCCATCGTCGACGACGGCATTGCGATGGGCGGCTGCGAGTCGATCAAGACTGTGTTCGTCTACGAGCGCACGCCCTCCGCGTGGAACCGCGTCGAAGGCCGCGATAAGACATTCGACGAGGCGCTGAAGGGCCAAAGCACCGACTGCCCGCCAGTGCCAGTGAACGCCGAGCATCCGCTCTTCATCCTCTACACGTCGGGCTCCACCGGCAAGCCCAAGGGCGTGCAGCACGCCACCGGCGGCTACCTGCTGTGGGCCAAGCTCACGATGGACTGGACCTTCGACATCAAGCCCGAAGACGTGTTCTGGTGCACCGCCGACATCGGCTGGATCACCGGCCACACGTATGTGGCCTACGGTCCGCTCGCGGCCGGCGCCACGCAGGTGGTGTTCGAGGGCATTCCTACGTTCCCGCACGCGGGCCGCTTCTGGCAGATGATCGAGAAGCACAAGGTCTCGGTGTTCTACACCGCGCCCACCGCCATCCGCTCGCTCATCAAGGCGGCCGAAGGAGACGAGAAGGTGCACCCCAAGAACTGGGACCTGACCAGCCTGCGCATCCTCGGTTCGGTGGGCGAGCCCATCAACCCCGAGGCATGGATGTGGTACCACCGCAATATCGGCGGCGAGCGTTGCCCCATCGTCGACACCTTCTGGCAGACCGAAACCGGCGGCCACGTGATCACGCCGCTGCCGGGCGCCACGCCGCTGGTGCCGGGCTCGTGCACCTTGCCGCTGCCGGGCATCATGGCCGCCATCGTCGACGAAACCGGCAAGGACCTGCCCAACGGAGCGGGCGGCATGCTGGTCATCAAGCGGCCCTGGCCCTCGATGATCCGCACCATCTGGAATGACCCCGAGCGCTTCAAGAAGAGCTACTTCCCCGAAGAGATGGGCGGCACCATCTACCTGGCGGGCGACGGTGCGGTGCGCAGCGCCGACCGCGGCTACTTCCGCATCACCGGCCGCATCGACGACGTGCTCAACGTGTCGGGCCACCGGCTCGGCACGATGGAAATCGAATCGGCGCTCGTCTCCAAGACCGACCTCGTGGCCGAAGCCGCCGTGGTCGGCCGGCCCGACGACGTGACGGGCGAGGCCGTGTGCGCTTTCGTCGTGCTCAAGCGCAGCCGCCCCACCGGTGAAGAGGCCAAGCAGATTGCCAACGAGCTGCGCGCCTGGGTCGCGAAGGAAATCGGGCCCATTGCCAAGCCGAAGGACATCCGCTTTGGCGACAACCTGCCCAAGACACGCAGCGGCAAGATCATGCGGCGCCTGCTGCGCAGCATCGCCAAGGGCGAAGCGATCACGCAGGACACGTCCACGCTCGAAAATCCTGCAATTCTGGAACAGTTGTCACAGACCAATTGA
- a CDS encoding YqhA family protein: MSAPDPFDTRNPPVPARGSPLRPLPKLIFASRWLQLPLYLGLIVAQAVYVVHFLVELLHLVEAAFGNKDALQALITSIGYKTTAPVGTLNETVIMLVVLALIDVVMISNLLIMVIVGGYETFVSRMDLEGHRDQPEWLSHVNASVLKVKLATAIIGISSIHLLKTFINADNYTDRVLIAQTVIHIAFLFSAMAIAYTDKLMASNAPRGDGH; encoded by the coding sequence ATGTCCGCTCCCGACCCTTTCGATACCCGGAACCCGCCCGTACCAGCGCGTGGCTCGCCGCTTCGCCCGCTGCCCAAGCTGATTTTTGCCAGTCGCTGGCTGCAGCTGCCGCTGTACCTGGGCCTGATCGTGGCGCAAGCGGTGTACGTGGTGCACTTCCTCGTCGAACTGCTGCACCTTGTCGAAGCCGCCTTCGGCAACAAGGACGCGCTGCAGGCGCTGATCACCAGCATCGGCTACAAGACCACCGCGCCGGTGGGCACGCTCAACGAAACCGTGATCATGCTGGTGGTGCTGGCGCTGATCGACGTGGTGATGATCTCCAACCTGCTCATCATGGTGATCGTCGGCGGCTACGAAACCTTCGTGAGCCGCATGGACCTGGAAGGCCACCGCGACCAGCCCGAGTGGCTGAGCCATGTGAACGCCTCGGTGCTCAAGGTCAAGCTGGCCACGGCCATCATCGGCATCAGCTCGATCCACCTGCTGAAGACCTTCATCAACGCCGACAACTACACCGATCGCGTGCTGATTGCGCAGACGGTGATTCACATCGCCTTCCTGTTCTCGGCCATGGCCATTGCCTACACCGACAAGCTCATGGCGTCGAACGCGCCGCGCGGCGACGGGCACTGA
- a CDS encoding LysR family transcriptional regulator, producing the protein MDRLNAMRVFVTVVDSGSLSAAADKLDLSRPVVTRYVAELEQWTGARLLHRTTRRLSLTAAGEELLPRCRQVLELAGDMQAAVRHPAEAPRGQLRITASTSFAQAQLADAVADYVRLYPGVAVDLVLLDRAVNLVDERIDLAIRVAVEIDPNLIARRLTDCRSVVCASPGYLKEHGEPLRVEELAQRNCLTHSYFGRSLWNFTRKDDGTPVSVAVGGNVSTNDAASLMQLARSGAGITMLPTYLTACLLRSGELVRLFPEFEPQVVGMYAVYASRKHMPATLRTMLDFLAGRFTEVPAWDLPRAG; encoded by the coding sequence ATGGATCGTTTGAACGCAATGCGGGTCTTCGTGACCGTGGTGGATTCGGGCAGCCTCTCTGCCGCAGCCGACAAGCTCGACCTTTCTCGGCCGGTGGTGACACGCTATGTGGCCGAGCTGGAGCAATGGACCGGCGCGCGCCTCTTGCACCGCACCACGCGCCGCCTGAGCCTTACCGCGGCGGGCGAAGAACTGCTGCCGCGCTGCCGCCAAGTGCTCGAACTGGCGGGCGACATGCAGGCCGCGGTGCGGCACCCGGCGGAGGCGCCGCGCGGCCAGTTGCGCATCACGGCCAGCACCTCGTTCGCGCAGGCGCAGCTGGCCGACGCCGTGGCCGACTATGTGCGGCTCTATCCCGGCGTGGCGGTCGACCTGGTGCTGCTCGACCGGGCAGTGAACCTGGTGGACGAGCGCATCGATCTCGCGATCCGGGTGGCGGTGGAGATCGATCCCAACCTGATTGCGCGCAGGCTCACGGATTGCCGTTCGGTGGTGTGCGCTTCGCCCGGGTATCTGAAGGAGCACGGCGAGCCGCTGCGCGTGGAGGAGCTGGCCCAGCGCAACTGCCTGACGCACTCGTACTTCGGACGCAGCCTCTGGAATTTCACCCGCAAGGACGACGGTACGCCCGTTTCGGTGGCCGTGGGCGGCAATGTGTCGACCAACGATGCCGCGAGCCTGATGCAGCTTGCTCGGTCGGGGGCCGGCATCACGATGCTGCCAACCTACCTGACGGCCTGCCTGCTGCGCTCCGGCGAACTGGTGAGGTTGTTTCCGGAGTTCGAGCCGCAGGTGGTCGGCATGTATGCGGTGTATGCCTCGCGCAAGCACATGCCCGCCACGCTGCGCACGATGCTCGATTTTCTGGCCGGCCGGTTCACCGAGGTACCGGCCTGGGATTTGCCGCGCGCCGGCTGA
- a CDS encoding NAD(P)-dependent oxidoreductase — MSHIAIIGATGRAGGRLLEEALRRGHTVTAIARKASDKLSGRANVKAVDLDVLDGAALEKAVAGHDAVFSAAHFSTVPPAAIIEPVKRAGVKRLLVVGGAGSLFAAPGLKVIDTPNFPDAYKAEATAGGVFLDALRNEKELDWTFLSPSAEFVEGERTGKFRLGKDDLLVSAEGRSWITFEDYAIAFIDELEKPAHSRQRYTIGY; from the coding sequence ATGAGCCACATTGCCATCATCGGCGCCACCGGTCGCGCCGGCGGCCGCCTTCTCGAAGAGGCCCTGCGCCGCGGCCATACCGTGACGGCCATTGCACGCAAGGCCAGCGACAAGCTCTCGGGCCGTGCCAACGTGAAGGCGGTCGACCTCGACGTGCTGGACGGTGCAGCACTCGAAAAGGCCGTGGCCGGCCACGACGCGGTGTTCAGCGCCGCGCACTTCTCCACGGTGCCGCCAGCGGCCATCATCGAGCCGGTGAAGCGGGCGGGCGTGAAGCGCTTGCTGGTAGTCGGCGGCGCCGGCAGCCTGTTCGCGGCACCGGGGCTGAAGGTGATCGACACGCCGAACTTCCCCGACGCCTACAAGGCCGAAGCAACGGCCGGCGGCGTGTTCCTCGACGCGCTGCGCAATGAGAAGGAACTCGACTGGACCTTTCTTTCGCCCTCGGCCGAATTCGTCGAAGGCGAGCGCACCGGCAAATTCCGCCTCGGCAAGGACGACCTGCTGGTGAGCGCCGAAGGCCGCAGCTGGATCACTTTCGAGGACTACGCGATCGCGTTCATCGACGAACTCGAGAAGCCCGCGCACTCGCGCCAGCGCTACACCATCGGGTACTGA
- the fumC gene encoding class II fumarate hydratase has product MTTSPKTRAERDTFGPIDVPADKLWGAQTQRSLQNFDISGEQQPREIIKALAQVKRASAVVNHALGLQDEKKTKAIVAAADEVIAGKHPGEFPLVVWQTGSGTQTNMNVNEVLANRASELLGGERGEGRLVHPNDDVNRSQSSNDVFPTAMHVAAVEAITHRLLPAIAKLRGTLEQKSKDFADIVKIGRTHLQDATPLTLGQEFSGYVAQLAHGEAHVRAALPHLCELALGGTAVGTGLNAPKGYAEQVAAELAKLTGLPFVTAPNKFEAMASVDALVHAHGALKTLAASMTKIANDVRWLASGPRSGIGELSIPENEPGSSIMPGKVNPTQSEAITMLAAQVFGNDVAINIGGASGNFELNVFRPMVAHNFLQSVRLLADGMVSFNDHCAVGIEPNRERITELVQRSLMLVTALNTHIGYDKSAYIAKKAHKEGTSLREAAIASGHLTAEQFDQWVVPENMTGR; this is encoded by the coding sequence ATGACGACTTCCCCCAAGACCCGTGCCGAGCGCGACACCTTCGGACCGATCGATGTGCCGGCCGACAAGCTGTGGGGCGCGCAGACGCAGCGCTCGCTGCAGAATTTCGACATCTCCGGCGAGCAGCAGCCGCGCGAGATCATCAAGGCACTGGCGCAGGTCAAGCGCGCTTCGGCGGTGGTCAACCACGCGCTGGGTCTTCAAGACGAAAAGAAGACCAAAGCCATCGTGGCCGCGGCCGATGAAGTCATCGCCGGCAAGCACCCGGGTGAGTTTCCGCTCGTGGTGTGGCAGACCGGCTCGGGCACGCAGACCAACATGAACGTGAACGAGGTGCTGGCCAACCGCGCGAGCGAACTGCTCGGCGGTGAGCGCGGGGAAGGGCGCCTTGTGCACCCGAACGACGACGTGAACCGCAGCCAGTCGAGCAACGACGTGTTCCCCACCGCCATGCACGTGGCGGCCGTCGAGGCCATCACGCACAGGCTGTTGCCGGCTATTGCCAAGCTGCGCGGCACGCTTGAACAAAAGTCGAAGGACTTTGCAGATATCGTGAAGATCGGCCGCACCCATCTGCAGGACGCCACGCCGCTCACGCTGGGCCAGGAGTTCTCGGGCTACGTGGCGCAATTGGCGCACGGCGAAGCGCATGTGCGCGCCGCGCTGCCGCACCTGTGCGAACTGGCGCTCGGCGGCACGGCCGTGGGCACTGGGCTCAATGCGCCCAAGGGCTATGCGGAGCAGGTGGCGGCCGAACTCGCAAAGCTCACGGGCCTGCCTTTCGTGACGGCGCCAAACAAGTTCGAAGCCATGGCCAGCGTCGATGCGCTGGTGCATGCGCACGGCGCGCTCAAGACGCTCGCGGCCAGCATGACCAAGATTGCCAACGACGTGCGCTGGCTCGCGAGCGGCCCGCGCAGCGGCATTGGCGAGCTGAGCATTCCCGAGAACGAACCCGGCTCGTCGATCATGCCGGGCAAGGTCAACCCGACCCAGAGCGAGGCCATCACGATGCTGGCCGCGCAGGTGTTCGGCAACGACGTCGCCATCAACATCGGCGGCGCTTCGGGCAACTTCGAACTGAATGTGTTCCGCCCGATGGTGGCGCACAACTTCCTGCAGAGCGTGCGCCTGCTGGCCGACGGCATGGTGAGCTTCAACGACCACTGCGCGGTGGGCATCGAGCCGAACCGCGAGCGCATCACCGAGCTGGTGCAGCGCTCGCTGATGCTGGTGACCGCGCTCAACACGCACATCGGCTACGACAAGTCGGCCTACATCGCGAAGAAGGCGCACAAGGAAGGCACGAGCCTTCGCGAGGCTGCGATTGCTTCGGGGCACCTCACGGCCGAACAGTTCGACCAGTGGGTGGTGCCGGAGAACATGACCGGCCGTTGA
- the proV gene encoding glycine betaine/L-proline ABC transporter ATP-binding protein ProV produces the protein MAKGILIDHVFKVFGDSPEQALELVRQGFSKKEILAQTGQSIGVFDATFEIQAGEIFVIMGLSGSGKSTLVRLLNRLIEPTAGRIVIDGADINEHSDTKLRALRRKDISMVFQSFALMPHMTVRENTAFGLELSGTGKKDRLAQADKALAQVGLAGWGDSYPDELSGGMQQRVGLARALASDPSILLMDEAFSALDPIIRTEMQSELLRLQQEQRRTIVFISHDLDEAMRIGDRIAIMKDGRVIQVGTPDEILRSPADDYVRSFVRGVDAAAVFKAADIARKSLTVVCEHPERGARAALKLLEDQDRDFAYVTSPNKRFLGVVSADTLRGALDGHSGPLGLQHAFLADLPRIDAEAPVAGLIGQLAQAPCALPVVAGDGRFCGAISKTTLLKFLDRDTPPIEPVSPHAAPALAAEPH, from the coding sequence ATGGCCAAAGGAATTCTCATCGACCATGTTTTCAAGGTGTTCGGCGATTCGCCCGAGCAAGCACTCGAGCTGGTCCGCCAAGGTTTTTCGAAGAAGGAAATCCTTGCGCAAACAGGCCAGTCGATCGGCGTCTTCGATGCCACCTTCGAGATCCAGGCCGGCGAGATCTTCGTGATCATGGGCCTCTCGGGCTCTGGCAAGTCGACGCTGGTGCGCCTCTTGAACAGGCTGATCGAGCCGACCGCGGGCCGCATCGTGATCGACGGCGCCGACATCAACGAGCACTCCGACACCAAGCTACGCGCGCTGCGCCGCAAGGACATCAGCATGGTGTTCCAGTCATTCGCGCTGATGCCGCACATGACGGTGCGCGAGAACACCGCGTTCGGCCTGGAGCTCTCGGGCACCGGCAAGAAGGATCGCCTTGCGCAAGCCGACAAGGCGCTCGCACAGGTGGGTCTTGCGGGCTGGGGCGACAGCTACCCCGACGAGCTCTCCGGCGGCATGCAGCAGCGAGTAGGCCTGGCGCGGGCGCTGGCTTCGGACCCTTCGATCCTGTTGATGGACGAGGCCTTCTCCGCGCTCGACCCGATCATCCGCACCGAGATGCAGTCGGAGCTGCTGCGCCTGCAGCAAGAGCAGCGCCGCACCATCGTCTTCATCTCGCACGACCTCGACGAAGCCATGCGCATCGGCGACCGCATCGCGATCATGAAGGACGGCCGGGTGATCCAGGTCGGCACGCCCGACGAGATCCTGCGCAGCCCTGCCGACGACTACGTGCGCAGCTTTGTGCGGGGCGTGGACGCGGCGGCCGTCTTCAAGGCGGCGGACATCGCGCGCAAGTCGCTCACGGTGGTGTGCGAGCACCCCGAGCGCGGTGCGCGCGCGGCGCTCAAGCTGCTGGAAGACCAGGACCGCGATTTCGCCTACGTGACCAGCCCGAACAAGCGCTTCCTCGGCGTGGTGTCGGCCGACACGCTGCGCGGCGCGCTCGACGGGCATTCGGGTCCGCTCGGGCTGCAGCATGCGTTCCTGGCCGACCTGCCGCGCATCGACGCCGAGGCGCCGGTGGCCGGCCTGATCGGCCAGCTTGCGCAGGCGCCGTGCGCGCTGCCGGTGGTGGCGGGCGACGGCCGCTTCTGCGGCGCAATCAGCAAGACGACGCTGCTCAAGTTTTTGGACCGCGACACGCCGCCGATCGAGCCGGTCTCCCCTCATGCCGCGCCCGCCCTCGCCGCCGAGCCGCACTGA
- the proW gene encoding glycine betaine/L-proline ABC transporter permease ProW gives MNDTTLPSSDLNAPDLGAALNTAAEPAAFVDPWEALSASPDTSATSAWLDAPVDAAHQLAGQADSAASGFQLHRLWDGSLPVESWINQGLGWVVEHFRPFFQTVRLPIDSTLNWVQGLLTGLPTLAMIALIGLFAWQFAGRALAIGTTAALLLVAMLGIWPEAMVTLSLVLTSLVFCMIIGLPLGVLLASSDRAQRIMRPVLDAMQTTPAFVYLVPVVMLFGIGNVPGVIVTIIFALAPLVRLTNLGLRQVRPDLIEAARAYGASPWQMLVKVQLPLAMPSIMAGINQALMLSLSMVVIASMIAVGGLGQMVLRGIGRLDMGLATVGGLGIVLLAISLDRLTQAMGKSRRSAGRRWWHTGPAGLALRVLQRLVGTPSRDAGAPVPAFSTQ, from the coding sequence ATGAATGACACCACATTGCCTTCTTCCGACCTGAACGCGCCAGACCTCGGCGCCGCGTTGAACACGGCGGCGGAGCCCGCGGCCTTCGTCGATCCGTGGGAGGCGCTCTCGGCCTCGCCCGACACCTCGGCCACCAGCGCCTGGCTCGACGCGCCGGTGGACGCGGCCCATCAGCTCGCCGGCCAAGCCGACAGCGCCGCCAGCGGATTTCAACTGCACCGCCTCTGGGACGGCTCCCTCCCTGTCGAATCCTGGATCAACCAGGGCCTAGGCTGGGTGGTCGAGCATTTCCGCCCCTTCTTCCAGACGGTGCGCCTGCCCATCGACAGCACGCTGAATTGGGTGCAGGGCCTGCTGACCGGCCTGCCGACGCTCGCGATGATCGCGCTCATCGGCCTCTTCGCCTGGCAGTTTGCGGGCCGCGCGCTCGCCATCGGCACCACGGCGGCGCTGCTGCTCGTGGCCATGCTGGGCATCTGGCCCGAGGCCATGGTGACCTTGTCGCTGGTGCTGACCTCGCTGGTCTTCTGCATGATCATCGGCCTGCCGCTCGGTGTGCTGCTGGCCAGCAGCGACCGCGCCCAGCGGATCATGCGGCCCGTGCTCGACGCGATGCAGACCACGCCGGCCTTCGTGTACCTCGTGCCGGTCGTGATGCTGTTCGGCATTGGCAACGTGCCTGGCGTGATCGTGACGATCATCTTCGCGCTGGCCCCCTTGGTGCGCCTGACCAACCTGGGCCTGCGCCAGGTGCGGCCCGACCTGATCGAGGCCGCGCGCGCCTACGGCGCCTCACCCTGGCAGATGCTGGTGAAGGTGCAGCTGCCGCTGGCCATGCCATCGATCATGGCGGGCATCAACCAGGCGCTGATGCTGTCGCTGTCGATGGTGGTGATCGCCTCGATGATCGCGGTGGGCGGCTTGGGCCAGATGGTGTTGCGCGGCATCGGGCGGCTCGACATGGGCCTGGCAACCGTGGGCGGCCTGGGCATCGTGCTGCTGGCGATTTCGCTCGACCGGCTGACGCAGGCGATGGGCAAGTCGCGCCGCAGCGCCGGGCGGCGCTGGTGGCACACGGGTCCTGCGGGTCTTGCGCTGCGCGTGCTGCAGCGCCTCGTGGGCACGCCTTCGCGCGATGCGGGCGCGCCGGTTCCCGCGTTTTCCACGCAATGA
- the proX gene encoding glycine betaine/L-proline ABC transporter substrate-binding protein ProX — MKKTRLLIARGLLALGFIAMGATAQAANDLPGKGVTVQPLKSSLAEEAFQTLLVMRALEKLGYTVEPMKDLEPATEHLAIANGDATFMANHWSLLHADFYKNSGGDAKLSRTGVYSDGAVQGYLIDRKTAEQYNITNIAQLKDPAIARLFDADGDGKADLTGCNPGWGCELAIENHLTAYQLRDTVTHKQGSYAALMADTIARFKQDKPVLYYTWTPYWVSAVLRPGADVVWLQVPFSSSQGGGADTQLPNGKNYGFQANQEQIVANRAFVEKNPAAGRLFEVMKLPIGDINAQNLRMSQGANTQQDLERHTDGWIRAHRPLFDGWIEEARAAAR, encoded by the coding sequence ATGAAGAAAACCCGTCTTCTCATCGCCCGCGGCCTGCTCGCGCTTGGCTTCATTGCCATGGGCGCAACCGCACAGGCCGCCAATGACCTGCCCGGCAAGGGCGTTACCGTGCAGCCGCTGAAGAGCTCGCTCGCGGAAGAGGCGTTCCAGACACTGCTCGTGATGCGCGCGCTCGAAAAGCTCGGCTACACGGTTGAACCCATGAAGGACCTCGAGCCCGCCACCGAGCACCTGGCCATTGCCAACGGAGACGCCACTTTCATGGCCAACCACTGGAGCCTGCTGCACGCGGACTTCTACAAGAACAGCGGCGGCGATGCAAAGCTCTCGCGCACCGGCGTGTACTCCGACGGCGCAGTGCAGGGCTACCTCATCGATCGCAAGACGGCCGAGCAATACAACATCACCAACATCGCGCAACTGAAGGACCCGGCAATCGCCAGGCTCTTCGATGCGGACGGCGACGGCAAGGCCGACCTCACGGGCTGCAACCCCGGCTGGGGGTGCGAGCTGGCGATCGAGAACCACCTCACTGCCTACCAGCTGCGCGACACCGTCACCCACAAGCAGGGCAGCTACGCCGCACTGATGGCCGACACCATCGCCCGCTTCAAGCAGGACAAGCCGGTGCTGTACTACACCTGGACGCCCTACTGGGTCAGCGCCGTGCTTCGGCCGGGTGCAGACGTGGTGTGGCTGCAGGTGCCCTTCTCGTCCTCCCAGGGCGGCGGTGCGGACACGCAGCTTCCCAACGGCAAGAACTACGGGTTCCAGGCCAACCAGGAGCAGATCGTCGCCAACAGGGCTTTCGTCGAGAAGAATCCGGCCGCCGGCAGGCTGTTCGAGGTGATGAAACTGCCGATCGGCGACATCAATGCCCAGAACCTGCGCATGAGCCAGGGCGCCAACACCCAGCAAGACCTGGAGCGCCACACCGACGGCTGGATCCGGGCGCACCGGCCGCTGTTCGACGGCTGGATCGAGGAAGCCCGGGCCGCCGCCAGGTAG
- a CDS encoding fumarate hydratase: MTTTIQQADLIESISAALQYISYYHPADYIAHLAKAYEREQSPAAKDAIAQILTNSKMSATGHRPICQDTGIVNVFLKVGMDVRWGGFTGSLDDAVNEGVRRGYNHPDNTLRASVVADPQFDRKNTKDNTPAVIFTEIVPGNTVEVTVAAKGGGSENKSKLVMLNPGDSVVDWVLKTVPTMGAGWCPPGMLGIGIGGTAEKAALMAKESLMDDLDMHELQAKKASGAELSKVEALRVELYEKVNALGIGAQGLGGLATVLDIKIKMYPTHAASKPVAMIPNCAATRHAHFVMDGSGAVYLDPPSLDLWPDVNWAPDEKKSKRVDLDKLTPAEVASWKPGDTLLLNGKMLTGRDAAHKRIQDMLAKGEKLPVDFTNRVIYYVGPVDPVKGEAVGPAGPTTATRMDGFTEMMLAKTGLIAMIGKAERGPVAIEAIKKHKSAYLMAVGGAAYLVSKAIKTAKVVGFEDLGMEAIYEFDVVDMPVTVAVDAGGTSAHITGPAEWQKRIASGEFKTIMMEEA, translated from the coding sequence ATGACGACCACGATCCAGCAGGCCGACCTGATCGAATCGATCAGCGCCGCGCTGCAGTACATCAGCTACTACCACCCCGCCGATTACATCGCCCACCTGGCCAAAGCCTACGAGCGCGAGCAGAGCCCCGCCGCCAAGGACGCCATTGCGCAGATCCTGACCAACAGCAAGATGAGCGCGACCGGGCACCGCCCGATCTGCCAGGACACCGGCATCGTCAACGTGTTCCTCAAGGTGGGCATGGACGTTCGCTGGGGCGGCTTCACAGGCAGCCTGGACGATGCCGTCAACGAAGGCGTGCGCCGCGGCTACAACCACCCCGACAACACACTGCGCGCCTCGGTCGTGGCCGATCCGCAGTTCGACCGCAAGAACACGAAGGACAACACGCCCGCGGTGATCTTCACCGAGATCGTTCCGGGCAACACCGTCGAAGTGACGGTAGCGGCCAAGGGCGGCGGCAGCGAGAACAAGAGCAAGCTGGTCATGCTGAACCCCGGCGACAGCGTGGTCGACTGGGTTCTGAAGACGGTGCCCACCATGGGCGCCGGCTGGTGCCCGCCCGGCATGCTGGGCATCGGCATTGGCGGCACGGCCGAGAAGGCCGCGCTGATGGCCAAGGAAAGCCTGATGGACGACCTGGACATGCACGAGCTGCAGGCCAAGAAGGCCTCGGGCGCCGAGCTGAGCAAGGTCGAGGCGCTGCGCGTCGAGCTGTACGAGAAGGTCAATGCGCTGGGCATCGGCGCGCAGGGCCTGGGCGGCCTGGCCACCGTGCTCGACATCAAGATCAAGATGTACCCGACGCACGCGGCCAGCAAGCCCGTGGCGATGATTCCCAACTGCGCGGCCACGCGGCATGCGCACTTCGTGATGGACGGCAGCGGTGCGGTGTACCTCGATCCGCCGTCGCTGGACCTGTGGCCCGACGTGAACTGGGCGCCCGACGAAAAGAAGAGCAAGCGCGTCGATCTCGACAAGCTCACGCCCGCCGAAGTGGCAAGCTGGAAGCCGGGCGACACACTGCTGCTCAACGGCAAGATGCTCACCGGCCGCGACGCCGCGCACAAGCGCATCCAGGACATGCTGGCCAAGGGCGAGAAGCTGCCGGTGGACTTCACCAACCGCGTCATCTACTACGTCGGCCCGGTCGATCCGGTGAAGGGCGAAGCCGTGGGCCCGGCCGGCCCGACCACCGCCACCCGCATGGACGGCTTCACCGAGATGATGCTGGCCAAGACCGGCCTGATCGCGATGATCGGCAAGGCCGAGCGCGGCCCGGTCGCCATCGAAGCCATCAAGAAGCACAAGAGCGCCTACCTCATGGCCGTGGGCGGCGCCGCCTACCTGGTGAGCAAGGCCATCAAGACCGCCAAGGTGGTGGGCTTCGAGGACCTGGGCATGGAAGCGATCTATGAATTCGACGTGGTCGACATGCCCGTGACCGTGGCTGTCGACGCGGGCGGCACCAGCGCGCACATCACCGGCCCGGCCGAGTGGCAGAAGCGCATTGCCAGCGGCGAATTCAAGACCATCATGATGGAAGAAGCTTGA